A single bacterium DNA region contains:
- the mtaB gene encoding tRNA (N(6)-L-threonylcarbamoyladenosine(37)-C(2))-methylthiotransferase MtaB — MRPTEVVAGERPGSISSPAPMQVCFTNLGCKLNQAELEHLARDFSQAGFRVTRDLASANLHVVNTCTVTHVAARDSRKVARRGRRLNPEIRTVLTGCYVAEDEIRARAATGADLIVPNHDKERLLEAVRCAFPELERTAIARPDEADMPYAAVEFGNSRALVKIEDGCNVRCSFCIIPTTRGRQRSRPPADIVTEVRELVRAGYPEIILTGVQISSYRWRDTGLFDLVVRLLDETTARRLRLTSIAPWQFDQRLLGVFESGRLCRHIHLSLQSGSSATLERMRRPYGAGEFADLVALLRKRVPGIAITTDVIVGFPGESDAEFQESLAFVRDLNFARVHVFPYSIRPGTEAAGLAGQIDAAAKKERVRQLLAVAAQGERAFVDSQLGSLSEVLWERETQGVWHGTSDNYIRTRTRSTANLSRRLTRSVLSSREGNAALTTLTTNGAEHAA, encoded by the coding sequence ATGCGGCCGACCGAAGTCGTAGCCGGAGAGCGGCCGGGTTCGATATCCTCTCCAGCGCCCATGCAAGTTTGTTTCACCAATCTGGGATGCAAGCTGAATCAAGCGGAGCTCGAGCATCTGGCCCGCGACTTCAGCCAAGCCGGTTTCCGCGTCACGCGAGATCTGGCTTCCGCCAATCTGCACGTGGTCAATACCTGTACCGTGACGCACGTCGCGGCGCGCGACTCGAGAAAGGTCGCGCGCAGAGGGCGGCGGCTGAACCCCGAGATTCGAACCGTCCTGACCGGGTGCTACGTAGCCGAGGACGAGATCCGGGCGCGCGCGGCTACCGGCGCCGATCTCATCGTGCCCAATCATGACAAGGAGCGGCTTCTAGAGGCGGTTCGGTGCGCGTTCCCCGAGTTGGAGCGCACCGCCATCGCTCGACCCGACGAAGCCGATATGCCCTACGCAGCGGTCGAGTTCGGCAACTCGCGAGCCCTCGTCAAGATCGAAGACGGCTGCAATGTGCGCTGCTCCTTTTGCATCATCCCGACGACCCGCGGGCGCCAGCGAAGCCGCCCTCCCGCCGATATCGTGACCGAGGTGCGCGAGCTGGTCAGAGCCGGATATCCCGAGATCATCCTTACCGGCGTACAGATCTCCTCGTATCGGTGGCGAGACACGGGCCTTTTCGATCTTGTCGTGCGCCTCCTGGATGAGACCACCGCCCGCCGGCTGCGCTTGACCTCGATCGCACCTTGGCAGTTCGACCAAAGACTTCTGGGCGTCTTTGAGTCGGGGCGCCTCTGCCGCCACATCCATTTGTCACTTCAAAGTGGCAGTTCCGCCACGCTCGAGCGCATGCGACGCCCCTACGGTGCCGGAGAGTTCGCCGACCTCGTTGCTCTGCTGCGAAAACGAGTCCCCGGTATCGCCATCACCACCGACGTGATCGTGGGATTCCCCGGGGAAAGTGACGCCGAGTTCCAGGAAAGCCTGGCCTTTGTTCGCGACCTGAACTTCGCCCGAGTTCACGTCTTTCCCTACTCGATCCGGCCGGGTACCGAAGCCGCCGGCCTAGCGGGGCAGATTGACGCCGCGGCGAAGAAGGAAAGGGTTCGACAGCTTCTGGCCGTTGCCGCGCAAGGCGAGCGCGCTTTCGTCGACAGCCAGCTGGGCTCTCTCTCCGAGGTGCTCTGGGAGAGAGAAACGCAGGGCGTCTGGCACGGCACCAGCGACAACTACATCCGCACAAGGACACGGAGCACCGCGAACCTCTCGCGGCGCTTGACCCGATCCGTACTCTCGAGCCGTGAGGGAAACGCGGCTCTCACCACTTTGACCACCAATGGAGCCGAACATGCCGCGTAG
- a CDS encoding protein-L-isoaspartate(D-aspartate) O-methyltransferase: MAFAQTPENDPFVADRLDMVERQIFARGIEEENVLEAMRSVPRHLFVPEELRDQAYVDFPQRIGSGQTISQPYMVALMTALLNLEGGEKVLEIGTGSGYQAAVLSEMGATVYTIEIRKELAEQARGTLDRLEYGNIHYRVGDGYQGWPEAAPFDAIVVTAAPPEIPQKLVEQLEVGGRLVIPVGRYFQDLVVVTKGEDGVKKQRVAAVRFVPMVTDID, from the coding sequence ATGGCGTTCGCTCAGACACCGGAGAACGACCCTTTTGTCGCGGATCGGCTGGATATGGTCGAGAGGCAGATTTTCGCGCGCGGCATCGAGGAAGAAAACGTGCTCGAGGCCATGAGAAGCGTACCCCGGCACCTCTTCGTGCCCGAGGAGCTTCGCGACCAGGCCTACGTCGATTTTCCGCAGCGGATCGGGTCGGGCCAGACGATCTCGCAGCCTTACATGGTCGCTCTGATGACCGCCCTCTTGAACCTGGAAGGCGGCGAGAAGGTTCTGGAGATCGGCACCGGCTCCGGGTACCAGGCGGCGGTACTGTCGGAAATGGGGGCGACGGTCTACACGATAGAGATCCGGAAGGAGCTTGCCGAGCAGGCAAGGGGTACGCTCGACCGACTCGAGTACGGAAATATCCACTACCGAGTCGGTGACGGCTATCAGGGTTGGCCGGAGGCAGCTCCGTTCGATGCCATCGTCGTCACCGCGGCGCCGCCCGAGATTCCGCAGAAACTGGTCGAGCAGCTCGAGGTGGGCGGCCGGCTGGTCATTCCCGTCGGCCGGTACTTCCAGGACTTGGTGGTGGTCACGAAGGGCGAGGACGGCGTCAAAAAGCAGCGGGTTGCCGCGGTCCGATTCGTACCGATGGTCACCGACATCGATTGA
- a CDS encoding SDR family oxidoreductase, whose amino-acid sequence MGKVLVITGGSRGIGAATARLAGERGYDVCISYRERHEAAAGVISDLEALGRRAIAVAADVGVESEVVALFERVDAELGTLDALVNNAGILETQQRLERISAARLERVFGTNVVGSFLCAREAVRRMSTNNGGNGGAIVNVSSIAAKLGSAGEYVDYAASKGAIDTFTIGLAGEVATEGIRVNAVRPGFTYTDIHASAGEPDRVERVKELVPMKRGGQPEEVAKAILWLLSDEASYSTGTFIDVSGGK is encoded by the coding sequence TTGGGCAAGGTCCTGGTCATCACCGGCGGAAGTCGGGGCATCGGTGCCGCGACCGCCCGGCTCGCCGGCGAGCGCGGCTATGACGTCTGCATCTCGTACCGGGAACGGCACGAGGCGGCTGCCGGCGTGATCTCGGATCTCGAGGCTTTGGGACGCAGGGCGATTGCGGTTGCCGCGGACGTCGGTGTGGAGTCGGAAGTCGTGGCGCTTTTCGAAAGGGTCGACGCAGAGCTGGGAACCCTCGACGCCCTGGTTAACAACGCTGGGATTCTCGAGACCCAGCAGCGACTCGAGCGGATCTCCGCGGCTCGGCTCGAGCGCGTTTTCGGTACCAACGTCGTGGGCTCGTTTCTGTGCGCGAGGGAAGCGGTGCGGAGAATGTCGACGAACAACGGAGGCAACGGCGGCGCGATTGTCAATGTCTCCTCGATCGCGGCCAAGCTGGGCTCTGCGGGAGAGTACGTCGACTACGCCGCCTCGAAGGGCGCCATCGACACCTTCACCATCGGCCTGGCGGGTGAAGTCGCCACCGAGGGGATTCGCGTCAACGCGGTCCGCCCCGGCTTCACCTACACCGACATTCACGCCTCCGCCGGGGAGCCGGACCGGGTCGAGCGAGTCAAGGAGCTCGTTCCCATGAAACGCGGAGGCCAGCCCGAGGAAGTGGCAAAGGCGATTCTCTGGCTGCTCTCGGACGAGGCGTCCTATTCGACCGGGACTTTCATCGATGTCTCGGGCGGCAAGTAG
- a CDS encoding methyltransferase domain-containing protein has product MTVFEVGCSGGRNLVYLLRAGFEVYGVDPNGGAIESLRLLAGELAPDLPAANFRPEAIEETTFPPHLADFVISCAVLHFAGDDREFREALDASWRILKPGGIFFCRLASTIGMEDRFRRLEGRRFSLPDGSERYLVDEAMLLDLTDRLGGELLDPIKTTVVQDQRCMTTWVVHKRA; this is encoded by the coding sequence ATGACCGTGTTCGAGGTTGGTTGCAGTGGTGGACGCAACCTCGTCTACCTTCTTCGAGCCGGTTTCGAGGTCTACGGCGTCGACCCGAACGGCGGTGCCATCGAGAGCCTCCGGCTTTTGGCAGGTGAGCTGGCTCCCGATCTTCCCGCCGCGAACTTTCGGCCGGAGGCGATCGAGGAGACGACGTTCCCGCCGCATTTGGCCGACTTCGTCATCAGCTGCGCGGTCTTGCACTTTGCCGGCGATGATCGGGAATTTAGGGAAGCACTGGACGCTAGCTGGAGGATTCTGAAGCCGGGCGGAATCTTCTTCTGCCGGCTGGCCTCGACCATCGGTATGGAGGATCGCTTTCGGCGCCTGGAGGGTCGCCGATTCTCACTGCCCGACGGGAGCGAGCGCTACCTCGTGGATGAGGCGATGCTGTTGGACCTCACCGACCGGCTCGGCGGAGAGCTCTTGGATCCGATCAAGACAACCGTGGTTCAGGACCAGAGATGCATGACCACCTGGGTGGTGCACAAGCGCGCGTGA
- the rmuC gene encoding DNA recombination protein RmuC translates to MTSSIPLLPGLGLLLIGAGLGVLLGYYLGRKYGAAGAGVAGRLAVAEAAAETETQRRRELDSELDAAQETVRDLDRQLAVATERGRLFEAAKQEFEKAFEALAHRAMTSNIEEFLTLAGQRLETARAESGKDLDERRRSIEDLVKPLGESLQRLDQRTVELERARTEAYSRLDQQMRQLALVTEGLQERTTSLASALRGSEVRGRWGEVALKNVAELAGMSKHCDFVEQETLSDGSRPDMVVRLPGGRRIAVDAKAPLNAYLEAQEATAPQAREAALDRHAKAVRDHVKTLAARAYAESLEGDLDMVVLFLPGDPFLAAAFERDPNLQVDSLRQKVLLATPTTLVALLRTVAIYWQQSSMVENAEAIAAAARELYERAAKFGTDLSDMGRGLATALNAYNRAVGSYDRRLMPMGRRLEEMMVTLQTKRDLKAPAGIEGTVRQSTEATAGRDIADPPENGRLFPDAPHREN, encoded by the coding sequence ATGACATCTTCGATACCACTCCTTCCCGGCCTCGGCCTTCTGCTGATCGGCGCCGGTTTGGGTGTTCTGCTGGGCTACTACCTCGGCCGGAAGTACGGCGCCGCCGGCGCAGGGGTCGCTGGAAGGCTCGCCGTAGCCGAAGCCGCCGCCGAGACCGAGACCCAGCGCCGGCGAGAGCTCGACAGCGAGCTCGATGCTGCCCAGGAGACCGTCCGCGATCTCGACCGTCAGCTGGCCGTAGCGACCGAGCGCGGCCGGCTCTTCGAGGCCGCCAAGCAGGAGTTCGAGAAGGCGTTCGAAGCGCTCGCTCACCGCGCCATGACGAGCAACATCGAGGAGTTCTTGACGCTCGCCGGCCAGCGGCTCGAAACGGCTCGAGCGGAATCCGGCAAGGATCTCGACGAGCGCCGCCGCTCGATCGAGGACCTGGTCAAGCCGCTCGGCGAGAGCTTGCAGCGCCTCGACCAGCGCACTGTCGAGCTCGAGCGCGCTCGCACCGAAGCGTACTCGCGCCTCGATCAGCAGATGAGGCAGCTCGCCCTGGTCACTGAAGGCCTGCAGGAGAGAACCACCTCGCTGGCCTCGGCTCTGCGCGGCTCGGAGGTTCGCGGGCGCTGGGGAGAGGTCGCGTTGAAAAACGTCGCCGAGCTAGCCGGCATGAGCAAGCATTGCGACTTCGTCGAGCAGGAGACGCTCTCCGATGGCAGCCGCCCCGACATGGTGGTTCGCCTTCCCGGCGGACGCCGCATCGCGGTCGATGCCAAGGCCCCGCTCAACGCCTACCTCGAGGCCCAGGAGGCCACCGCCCCGCAGGCGAGAGAAGCGGCGCTCGATCGCCATGCCAAAGCAGTCCGCGACCACGTCAAGACGCTCGCGGCCCGGGCCTACGCCGAGAGCCTGGAGGGCGACCTCGACATGGTGGTCCTGTTCCTGCCCGGTGACCCCTTTCTCGCCGCGGCTTTCGAGCGCGATCCCAATCTGCAGGTCGATTCGCTTCGCCAGAAGGTACTGCTCGCGACGCCGACCACTCTCGTGGCTCTGCTCAGGACCGTCGCGATCTACTGGCAACAGAGCTCCATGGTTGAAAACGCCGAGGCCATCGCCGCCGCAGCTCGCGAGCTCTACGAGCGCGCCGCCAAGTTCGGCACCGACCTCTCGGACATGGGGCGCGGCCTGGCCACCGCATTGAACGCCTACAACCGCGCGGTCGGCTCCTACGACCGCCGCCTCATGCCCATGGGCCGACGGCTCGAGGAGATGATGGTCACACTCCAAACCAAGCGAGATCTCAAAGCGCCCGCGGGAATCGAAGGGACCGTCCGCCAATCCACCGAGGCCACCGCCGGCCGCGACATCGCCGATCCGCCCGAAAACGGGCGGCTGTTTCCCGATGCGCCACATCGCGAGAACTGA